A section of the Marinoscillum sp. 108 genome encodes:
- the mgrA gene encoding L-glyceraldehyde 3-phosphate reductase translates to MEINDKSGYKRYLAKDDRYQQMKYRRCGRSGVQLPLLSLGLWHNFGHADDLLKGQQILRTAFDLGIIHFDLANNYGPPFGSAETNFGRLYKEDFSAHRDELFISSKAGYDMWPGPFGNFGSRKYLVNSLDQSLKRMNLDYVDLFYHHRPDPDTPLEETMGALDFIVRSGRALYVGISNYPDDQAKKAIAILKDLGTPCLIHQARYSMFDRWVEKGLMNTLDDNGVGCIAFSPLEQGMLTNKYIKGIPADSRAAKGMTYLQRETVEANLAKIKGLHAIAEARGQSLSDMAIAWLLKDERLTSVLVGVSSAEQLMSNVKALDHLGFEADELKKIEDILKS, encoded by the coding sequence ATGGAAATTAACGACAAATCAGGATATAAACGATACCTGGCAAAGGACGACCGGTATCAGCAAATGAAATACCGCCGCTGTGGTCGCAGCGGTGTACAGCTTCCGCTTCTTTCACTTGGTCTGTGGCACAACTTTGGGCATGCAGATGACCTACTCAAAGGACAGCAGATTCTGAGAACTGCTTTTGATCTTGGAATCATACACTTTGACCTGGCCAATAACTACGGGCCGCCGTTTGGATCAGCCGAAACCAATTTTGGGAGATTATATAAGGAGGATTTTTCAGCTCATCGCGATGAACTTTTTATTTCCTCAAAGGCGGGATACGACATGTGGCCCGGGCCGTTCGGCAATTTTGGATCGAGAAAGTACCTGGTGAATAGTTTAGATCAGAGCCTGAAAAGGATGAACCTGGACTATGTGGATCTTTTCTATCACCACAGGCCAGACCCTGACACACCACTGGAGGAAACGATGGGTGCGTTGGACTTCATTGTCAGATCAGGGCGGGCTTTATATGTGGGGATCTCCAACTACCCGGATGATCAGGCTAAAAAAGCCATTGCCATTCTCAAAGATCTGGGAACACCCTGCCTCATTCATCAGGCCAGGTACTCAATGTTTGACAGATGGGTGGAAAAGGGATTGATGAATACCCTGGATGACAATGGCGTGGGCTGCATTGCTTTTAGTCCATTGGAGCAGGGTATGCTCACCAATAAATACATCAAAGGAATACCGGCCGACAGCCGGGCGGCAAAGGGGATGACCTATTTGCAGCGAGAGACCGTAGAGGCTAATTTGGCGAAAATAAAAGGCCTGCATGCCATTGCAGAGGCCAGAGGGCAATCATTGAGCGATATGGCCATCGCCTGGTTGCTGAAAGACGAGCGACTTACTTCCGTACTGGTGGGCGTGAGTAGTGCCGAGCAACTAATGTCTAATGTGAAGGCTTTGGATCATCTGGGGTTTGAGGCAGATGAGCTCAAAAAGATTGAGGATATATTGAAGAGTTGA
- a CDS encoding LacI family DNA-binding transcriptional regulator — MIDKKNIRIKDIAQMAGVSVGTVDRVLHGRGKVSKDAQQKVEDVLNRTGYKPNLIARTLGSNKTLKITALLPDPAQDDYWALAEAGILQSIEEWSYYDVEINCIFFDLYNPGSFKKTTDVVLESKPDGILIAPVFHHESIELLAQLKAHSIPYVLFNTNIPEADPLCFIGQNLVHSGKVAGELLSLAGGTRRTIMSLHIYENRDNSVHLMAKEHGLRQYFQEQPYEVISLDLSTPHEVEDHIREAILNPDLLGIFVTTSKGTYIVAQILEKYSLEHIRLVGYDLLEENLRYLKKGTIDFLINQNPKRMAKIGVNHLVNHLLFQKTLPEKEIFPIEIITRQNLDSYLTSRIH, encoded by the coding sequence ATGATTGATAAGAAAAACATCAGAATCAAGGATATTGCTCAAATGGCTGGTGTATCGGTGGGTACTGTGGACCGGGTGCTGCATGGAAGGGGGAAAGTATCTAAAGACGCACAGCAAAAAGTAGAGGACGTTCTCAATCGTACCGGGTATAAGCCTAACCTGATCGCCAGAACATTGGGATCCAACAAGACACTCAAAATCACCGCCTTATTGCCCGACCCGGCACAGGATGACTACTGGGCGCTGGCTGAAGCCGGGATACTTCAAAGCATTGAAGAGTGGTCCTATTATGATGTAGAAATCAACTGCATTTTCTTTGACCTCTACAATCCTGGCTCATTCAAAAAGACCACAGATGTTGTACTCGAAAGCAAACCCGACGGAATACTTATCGCTCCTGTCTTTCACCACGAATCTATCGAGCTGCTGGCGCAATTGAAAGCGCACTCCATACCTTATGTGCTCTTTAACACCAACATACCTGAAGCCGATCCTTTGTGTTTTATCGGACAAAACCTGGTACACAGTGGCAAGGTGGCCGGTGAGCTCCTCAGCCTTGCAGGTGGGACCAGACGAACCATCATGTCACTGCACATCTATGAAAACCGTGATAACTCGGTTCACCTGATGGCCAAGGAGCATGGGTTAAGGCAATATTTTCAGGAGCAGCCCTACGAGGTGATCAGTCTCGACCTCAGCACTCCACATGAGGTAGAGGATCATATCAGAGAAGCCATCTTGAATCCTGATCTACTGGGAATTTTTGTGACTACCTCCAAAGGCACGTACATAGTAGCCCAGATACTTGAAAAGTACAGTCTGGAGCACATTAGACTGGTGGGCTACGATCTATTGGAAGAAAACCTCCGCTATCTGAAAAAAGGAACGATTGATTTTCTGATTAATCAAAATCCCAAACGGATGGCAAAAATAGGCGTCAATCACCTGGTGAACCACCTGCTCTTCCAAAAGACCCTCCCGGAAAAAGAGATTTTCCCCATTGAAATCATCACCCGCCAAAACCTGGATTCCTACCTCACCTCCAGGATTCATTGA
- a CDS encoding VCBS repeat-containing protein — MMSIRTFCLLILIVSVVSCKEQAPKSLLEYVPAETSGVSFSNTLTEDEQFNIVDYLYFYNGGGVAVGDINNDGLEDIYFTANQAENKLYLNRGNFEFQDITESAGVSSPGAWKTGVTMADVNADGYLDIYVCRVGKYKGISGQNQLFINNGDLTFTESAASFGLDFKGFSTQAAFFDFDNDQDLDVYLLNHSVHTKRSYGRSTLRLDEDSLAGDLLLRNDGGMFVDVTKSAGIYTSQIGYGLGIGLSDFNFDGYTDIYISNDFHENDYLYLNNQDGTFTESIGSMITHSSRSSMGNDIGDINNDGLPEIITLDMLPEDEKVLKNSAGEESYEIYKLKQTFGYEKQFARNMLQLNNGDGTFSEVGLMTGVAATDWSWAPLFADLDLDGYKDLFISNGIVKRPNDLDYIMFLSANDFKVGNDEISDSALIAQMPDGKVENYLFRNQGGISFENVSASWAKLEKTVSTSSVYADLDNDGDLDLVVNNINDRAQILKNNQQGNNYLKVRLKGSSGNPNGVGTKVRLYAEGNLQYQELFPDRGFQSSTTKELVFGVGKSAKVDSLRVIWPGGGTQVLTAVEVNQTILLDMAQAKGLFEYEEEGQPPVLKEVTEQSQLAFRHFENPFVDFNAQYLIPHVISRDGPAIAVADVNGDGLEDAYICGASGNNGMLYLQNADGTFRKHSAETFRSNPAPEETAALFFDADNDGDQDLYLASGGNEFQPPNPRLNDRLFYNDGAGNFSLQQGALEENFQHGSVVIASDIDHDGDQDLFVGGRVVAGKYGQTPESRILFNIGPGRFRNETAGVAPELEHIGMVTDAVWADLDEDGYEDLIIVGEWMPITVFMNRNGKLEKADIPDLDKTNGWWNTITLTDLNGDGRPDFVLGNLGTNSKLQPSVDQPVRMYVNDFDKNLSLDQIITYSIGDKEYPLANRDELVKQMPLIKKLFILNMDFSGKSIDQIFQPEALSASKRYEAYTFKSIALMNLGGIRFEQKELPAVAQRAPVYAIASLDVNNDGNQDLILGGNMEWATPYFGAYDASQGALLLGNGQGEFSVPKASEAGLKIRGDIRSLAVIQSAKGSKYILVGRNDDVALVFSY, encoded by the coding sequence ATGATGTCCATACGCACCTTTTGTCTGTTAATTCTGATTGTATCAGTCGTTTCCTGTAAAGAGCAAGCACCGAAATCGCTGCTGGAATATGTGCCTGCTGAAACGTCAGGGGTCTCCTTTTCTAACACACTTACTGAGGATGAACAATTCAATATTGTGGATTATCTCTACTTCTACAATGGCGGAGGTGTGGCTGTTGGTGATATTAACAATGATGGCCTGGAGGATATCTATTTTACTGCCAATCAGGCAGAGAATAAACTTTACCTGAATAGAGGCAACTTTGAGTTTCAGGACATTACTGAATCCGCAGGAGTGAGTTCGCCAGGTGCCTGGAAAACCGGCGTGACCATGGCTGATGTGAATGCGGATGGGTATCTGGATATCTATGTTTGCAGGGTGGGGAAGTACAAAGGGATATCAGGTCAAAACCAGCTTTTTATTAATAACGGAGACCTCACATTTACCGAAAGCGCCGCTTCATTTGGGCTTGATTTTAAGGGATTTTCCACACAGGCTGCATTTTTTGATTTTGATAATGACCAGGACCTGGATGTTTATCTTTTGAATCATTCTGTCCATACCAAAAGGAGTTACGGCCGGTCCACTCTGCGTCTGGATGAAGACTCTTTGGCAGGAGATTTACTGCTCAGAAATGATGGCGGCATGTTTGTGGATGTTACTAAAAGTGCTGGTATCTATACTTCTCAAATCGGTTACGGACTGGGAATTGGACTTTCAGATTTTAATTTTGACGGATATACGGATATCTACATTTCCAATGATTTTCATGAAAATGACTACCTCTATCTGAACAATCAGGATGGCACATTTACTGAATCCATAGGGAGCATGATCACTCATAGTAGCAGGTCTTCCATGGGTAATGACATTGGGGATATTAACAATGATGGACTGCCTGAAATCATCACCCTGGATATGCTACCCGAGGATGAAAAAGTCCTCAAGAACTCAGCCGGCGAGGAATCCTATGAGATCTACAAACTCAAGCAGACTTTTGGTTACGAAAAGCAGTTTGCCCGCAATATGTTGCAGCTTAATAATGGCGACGGAACATTCTCTGAGGTGGGACTGATGACCGGTGTGGCGGCTACAGACTGGAGCTGGGCTCCCCTTTTTGCTGATCTAGATTTGGATGGTTATAAGGACCTGTTTATTTCCAACGGAATCGTGAAACGTCCGAATGATTTGGATTACATCATGTTCCTTTCTGCCAATGATTTCAAAGTAGGGAATGATGAGATCAGTGACTCAGCCTTGATTGCGCAGATGCCGGATGGAAAAGTTGAAAATTATTTATTCAGAAATCAGGGTGGAATATCCTTTGAAAATGTATCCGCCTCGTGGGCGAAGCTAGAAAAGACAGTCTCGACCAGCTCGGTTTATGCTGATCTGGACAATGATGGAGACCTGGATTTGGTCGTGAATAACATCAACGACCGGGCGCAGATTCTTAAAAACAACCAGCAGGGAAATAATTATTTGAAGGTAAGATTGAAGGGCTCGTCTGGAAACCCAAATGGCGTAGGGACCAAAGTGAGGCTTTATGCGGAAGGTAACCTGCAGTATCAGGAGCTTTTCCCGGATAGGGGCTTCCAGTCAAGTACCACCAAGGAGCTGGTATTTGGAGTTGGTAAGAGTGCTAAAGTGGATTCCTTGCGAGTCATCTGGCCGGGAGGAGGCACACAGGTGCTCACGGCTGTAGAGGTTAATCAGACCATTCTGCTTGACATGGCGCAGGCTAAAGGCCTCTTTGAATATGAGGAGGAGGGACAGCCGCCTGTTTTGAAGGAGGTGACCGAGCAAAGTCAGCTGGCATTCAGACACTTTGAAAATCCCTTTGTTGATTTTAATGCTCAATACCTTATTCCACATGTAATCTCGCGTGATGGCCCGGCCATAGCGGTAGCTGATGTCAATGGAGACGGGCTGGAGGATGCTTATATCTGTGGAGCCTCTGGCAACAATGGAATGCTCTATTTACAGAACGCAGATGGTACCTTTCGAAAGCATTCGGCTGAGACTTTCCGTAGTAATCCGGCACCGGAAGAAACTGCGGCTTTGTTTTTTGATGCGGACAATGATGGCGATCAGGATTTATACCTGGCCTCCGGTGGCAATGAGTTTCAGCCGCCCAATCCCCGGCTGAATGACAGACTCTTTTACAATGATGGAGCTGGGAATTTTTCGCTTCAGCAAGGCGCTTTGGAGGAGAATTTTCAGCATGGATCAGTAGTCATTGCTTCAGACATAGATCATGATGGAGATCAGGACTTATTTGTGGGGGGACGAGTGGTGGCCGGTAAATATGGCCAGACCCCGGAGAGCCGTATCCTGTTCAATATTGGCCCTGGTAGGTTCAGAAACGAAACTGCTGGCGTGGCTCCTGAACTCGAACACATTGGCATGGTCACTGATGCTGTTTGGGCCGATTTGGACGAGGATGGTTACGAAGACCTGATTATAGTGGGTGAGTGGATGCCCATTACTGTTTTTATGAATAGAAATGGGAAATTGGAGAAGGCCGATATTCCTGATCTGGATAAAACCAACGGTTGGTGGAATACCATCACCCTAACGGACCTGAACGGAGATGGACGTCCTGATTTTGTGTTGGGAAATTTGGGTACGAATAGTAAGCTTCAGCCATCCGTGGATCAGCCTGTTCGGATGTATGTGAATGATTTTGATAAGAACCTCTCCCTCGATCAGATTATTACCTACAGCATAGGTGATAAGGAGTACCCTCTGGCCAATCGAGACGAGCTAGTAAAGCAGATGCCCCTGATCAAGAAGTTGTTCATCCTCAATATGGATTTTTCTGGGAAGAGCATTGATCAGATTTTTCAGCCGGAAGCACTGAGTGCCAGCAAAAGGTATGAGGCATACACTTTTAAGTCTATAGCCCTGATGAATCTTGGAGGGATCAGGTTTGAGCAAAAGGAACTCCCGGCAGTGGCCCAAAGGGCACCTGTCTATGCCATCGCTTCTCTGGATGTGAACAATGATGGAAATCAGGACCTCATTCTGGGGGGGAATATGGAATGGGCCACCCCGTATTTCGGGGCATATGATGCCAGTCAGGGTGCCTTACTTTTGGGTAATGGACAAGGAGAGTTTTCGGTACCCAAAGCCAGTGAAGCGGGATTAAAAATCCGTGGAGATATCCGGAGTTTGGCAGTGATCCAGTCAGCTAAAGGATCCAAGTACATTTTGGTAGGTAGGAATGATGATGTAGCACTGGTATTTTCTTACTGA